From a region of the Vanrija pseudolonga chromosome 2, complete sequence genome:
- the RPS22A gene encoding 40S ribosomal protein S22-A, whose product MVRVSVLNDALNAIVNAERRGKRQVLIRPSSKVVVKVLGVLQKHGYIGEFEIVDDHRGGKVVIQLNGRLNKTGVISPRFNIAVDAIENWVALLLPARSFGKIILTTSAGIMDHEEARRKHVGGKILAYVY is encoded by the exons ATGGTCCGCGTTTCCGTCCTCAACGATGCCCTCAACGCCATCGtcaacgccgagcgccgTGGAAAGCGCCAGGTCCTCATCCGCCCTTCGTCCAAGGTCGTCGTGAAGGTCCTCGGTGTCCTCCAGAAGCACG GCTACATCGGCGAGTTCGAgatcgtcgacgaccaccgtggcggcaaggtcgtcatcCAGCTTAACGGCCGTCTCAACAAGACCGGCGTTATCTCGCCCCGCTTCAACATCGCCGTTGACGCCATCGAGAACTgggtcgccctcctcctccccgcccgtTCGTTCGGCAAGATCATcctcaccacctcggccggTATCATGGACCACGAGGAGGCCCGTCGCAAGCACGTCGGTGGCAAGATCCTTGCCTACGTCTACTAA